A section of the Nitrospira sp. genome encodes:
- a CDS encoding response regulator produces MIRFQQSPNPLLSGAIVFSLATVFVLDFYTPLGITIWVLYLVPLVLAYLFWFPVTPFAVAGAVTVLTVAGLYLSPPGIDPSISRINRLVGIATSWALAAFGAHFIRNRLAMRKEEWMRAGQTLLSERMMGELALNSLGENLLHSLATYLGAEAGAIFIDNGSGFHRAATYGIPEGTALPERFTAGDGLLGQALQHKHTVVVQDLPEGYFTIGSGLGRSAPRHLMIAPLSVDGRVNTVLELGFFTRVTESDREFVDRVAESIAVAVRSARYRTRLQDLLEETQRQAEELQVQSEELRVANEELEEQSRALKESHGRLEQQQAELEQTNSQLEEQAQILEIQKEDLNKSTAILESQTRQLERASRYKSEFLANMSHEMRTPLNSTLILTKLLADNPQGNLTADQIKSLTTIESSGHDLLALIDDVLDLAKVEAGRIDLTPQQVPIPRLLDSLRSMFQPLAEQRGLRLIMQQRPGTPDSFETDSQRLEQVLKNLLSNAIKFTEIGEVSLEVSRLPDSRLAFSVQDSGIGIPQDQHELIFEPFCQGDGTTSRKYGGTGLGLSISREFVRLLGGDIHLSSAPGQGSTFTVLLPQRFSSAPLPAPARSLQGQPPPAAISPGDIPRLPAIPSENRVATTPIDDDRERLAANRRVILIVEDDEPFSKILADLAHELNFQVLIATTAADALALSSRYLPSAVILDIGLPDHSGLSVIDRLKADPRTRHIPIHVVSGLDYEKTALSLGAVGYMLKPVKRDQLVEAFRQFETRLTDKPRRVLIVEDDPAQRESLRLLLGSDEVETIGADSAAECLAHLAERTFDCMVLDLTLPDASGFSLLETLSREEHLAFPPVIVYTGRELSPDEEQRLRKYSSSIIIKGAKSPERLLDEVTLFLHQVVTALPPEQQRMLEKARSRNAVLESRRILIVEDDVRNIFALSAVLEPHGAKIEIARNGRESLTVLEESLRSDDRLIDLVLMDIMMPEMDGLTAMRAIRERPEWHKLPIIALTAKAMKNDQEQALASGANDYMAKPLDVDQLLSLVRVWMPR; encoded by the coding sequence ATGATACGATTCCAACAATCCCCCAATCCCCTGCTGTCCGGAGCAATCGTCTTCTCTCTGGCAACCGTCTTCGTGCTGGATTTTTATACGCCGCTCGGCATCACCATCTGGGTCCTCTACCTGGTCCCGCTCGTATTGGCCTATCTCTTCTGGTTTCCGGTGACCCCCTTTGCCGTGGCGGGAGCCGTCACGGTCCTGACAGTGGCAGGCCTCTACCTGAGTCCTCCGGGTATTGATCCGTCTATCTCACGCATCAATCGCCTGGTTGGTATCGCCACCTCCTGGGCACTGGCCGCGTTCGGCGCCCATTTCATCCGCAACCGGCTCGCCATGCGCAAAGAAGAATGGATGCGGGCAGGTCAGACCCTCCTCAGCGAACGGATGATGGGAGAGTTGGCGCTGAACAGCCTGGGCGAAAACCTGTTGCATAGCCTTGCCACCTACCTGGGAGCGGAAGCCGGGGCCATCTTCATCGACAACGGGAGCGGGTTTCACCGCGCCGCGACCTATGGGATCCCGGAAGGCACTGCCCTGCCGGAACGGTTCACGGCGGGCGATGGACTCCTGGGCCAGGCGCTCCAGCACAAACACACGGTTGTGGTGCAGGACTTGCCGGAGGGGTATTTCACCATCGGCTCCGGTTTGGGACGAAGCGCTCCGCGCCACCTGATGATCGCACCGTTGAGCGTCGATGGACGCGTGAACACCGTCCTGGAACTCGGATTTTTCACCCGAGTGACGGAATCCGATCGGGAGTTCGTCGATCGCGTGGCGGAATCGATCGCCGTTGCCGTCCGGTCGGCCCGATACCGGACTCGCCTTCAGGACCTCCTGGAAGAGACCCAACGGCAAGCCGAGGAGTTGCAGGTGCAAAGTGAGGAGCTCCGCGTCGCCAACGAAGAACTGGAGGAACAGAGTCGGGCGCTGAAGGAGTCGCACGGCCGCCTCGAACAACAACAGGCGGAACTGGAACAAACCAACTCCCAGTTGGAGGAGCAAGCCCAAATCCTCGAAATTCAGAAGGAAGATCTGAATAAATCGACGGCGATTCTCGAATCGCAAACCAGACAGTTGGAGCGGGCCAGTCGCTACAAATCCGAGTTTCTGGCCAACATGTCGCACGAAATGCGGACGCCCCTGAACTCGACGCTGATCCTAACGAAACTGTTGGCCGACAATCCCCAGGGCAATCTCACGGCCGACCAGATCAAATCGCTCACGACGATCGAATCCTCCGGCCATGACTTGCTGGCGCTGATCGACGACGTCCTGGACCTGGCCAAGGTGGAAGCGGGACGCATCGACCTTACTCCGCAACAAGTGCCGATTCCGAGGCTCCTCGACAGCTTGCGGTCGATGTTCCAACCACTCGCGGAACAACGGGGCCTCCGGCTCATCATGCAACAGCGTCCTGGCACACCCGATTCGTTCGAGACCGACTCGCAACGGCTCGAACAGGTGCTGAAGAATCTTCTGTCGAACGCCATCAAATTCACCGAGATCGGCGAAGTGTCGCTCGAAGTATCCCGCCTCCCGGACAGCCGCCTGGCCTTCTCGGTTCAGGACAGCGGCATCGGTATTCCGCAGGACCAGCATGAGCTGATTTTCGAACCTTTCTGCCAGGGCGACGGCACCACCAGCCGGAAATACGGCGGAACCGGACTCGGACTTTCCATTTCGCGCGAATTCGTTCGACTGCTGGGGGGAGACATTCATTTGTCGAGTGCTCCCGGCCAGGGCAGTACCTTCACCGTGCTCCTCCCTCAACGCTTCTCGTCTGCGCCGTTACCGGCGCCTGCCCGCTCCCTCCAAGGACAACCGCCGCCTGCGGCGATCAGCCCCGGCGACATTCCGCGCTTGCCTGCCATTCCGTCCGAAAATCGGGTCGCGACGACACCCATCGACGATGATCGTGAACGGCTGGCCGCCAACCGGCGGGTGATTTTGATCGTCGAGGATGACGAACCCTTTTCAAAGATTCTTGCGGACCTGGCCCATGAACTCAATTTTCAGGTCCTGATCGCCACGACGGCCGCCGATGCCCTGGCGCTGTCCTCGCGCTACCTGCCGAGCGCGGTCATTCTCGATATCGGACTTCCGGACCATTCCGGGCTCTCCGTCATCGACCGACTGAAAGCCGATCCGAGGACGCGTCATATTCCGATCCACGTCGTGTCGGGTCTCGATTATGAAAAAACCGCACTCTCGTTGGGCGCCGTCGGCTACATGCTCAAACCGGTGAAGCGGGATCAGCTGGTGGAGGCCTTCCGGCAATTCGAGACCAGGCTGACGGATAAACCGCGGCGGGTGTTGATCGTGGAGGACGACCCCGCCCAGCGTGAGAGCCTGCGGCTGCTGCTCGGTTCAGACGAAGTCGAAACGATCGGCGCAGACAGCGCGGCGGAATGCCTCGCCCATCTCGCCGAACGCACCTTCGATTGCATGGTGCTCGACCTCACGCTACCCGATGCGTCGGGCTTTTCGTTGCTCGAAACGCTGAGCCGAGAAGAACACCTCGCATTTCCACCGGTGATCGTCTATACGGGCCGGGAGCTTTCTCCCGATGAGGAACAGCGGCTGCGCAAATATTCAAGTTCGATCATTATCAAGGGCGCGAAATCTCCGGAACGGCTGCTGGACGAAGTGACCCTGTTCCTCCATCAGGTCGTGACGGCGCTGCCGCCCGAGCAACAGCGGATGCTGGAGAAAGCGCGCAGCCGGAACGCCGTGCTCGAAAGCCGGCGCATCCTCATCGTCGAAGACGACGTACGGAACATTTTTGCCTTGAGCGCGGTTCTCGAACCGCATGGGGCGAAGATCGAGATCGCGCGGAACGGTCGCGAGTCGCTGACCGTTCTTGAGGAGTCGCTCCGGAGCGACGACCGGCTCATCGACCTCGTATTGATGGATATCATGATGCCTGAAATGGATGGCCTCACGGCCATGCGCGCGATCCGCGAACGGCCGGAATGGCACAAACTTCCCATCATCGCCCTGACGGCCAAGGCGATGAAGAACGACCAGGAGCAGGCGCTGGCCTCCGGGGCGAACGACTACATGGCCAAACCGCTCGATGTGGATCAGTTGCTGTCGCTCGTGCGGGTATGGATGCCCCGATGA
- a CDS encoding response regulator, whose product MTWHTESSFTPDAIDQQMNASETFSWLTGSEMGGRIRAFEWRRTPLGPIEHWPAALVSTLGVCLTAQTPMAIYWGAENWLLYNDAWRPVVGGKHPWALGRPAREVWPELWETIQHYFLSVHATGQANWRSDELLPMQRFGYTEECYFDYSLNPIRGQNGAVEGILNIVQETTYRVLNDRRMRLLRELASRSGSAHSQQDACRLAIEALATDQADVPFALLYHIDRDRRYAHLIASTGLSPESPARQETVSLTLEDPDTGWPLSAPLQEGVPVIVDDVGDRFGPLSGGYWPEPTRQAILLPLSTVRWDGRAVILVAGINPRRPLDDDYRSFFTMVESHIAGALTNAEAYSSEKRRAEALTELDRAKTAFFSNVSHEFRTPLTLMLGPLEEELRERPHAPRLEVAHRNSLRLLKLVNTLLEFSRLEAGRVEARYEPTDLAAYSADLASQFRSAVEQAGLVFRIDCPPLPETIYVDRDMWEKIVLNLLSNAFKFTFQGHIALSLHAQTGGVELHVQDTGVGIPPEALPRLFERFYRVQEMRSRTYEGSGIGLALVQELVHLHGGTVRVSSHVDQGSTFVVTLPFGNAHLPPDKVVAQSRSTTPETGVRPYLEEALHWLPEPERETKPTDRRPEPAEAPLSTTSEETARPRVLVVDDNADMRQYIMRLLADRYHVTAMPEGMAALTEARRQPPDLILSDIMMPHLDGFGLLQALRDDPALKTIPVILLSARAGEESRIEGLGRGADDYLVKPFGARELLARVATHLDMARVRREAQREIAHSEARFEAIVSQATAAVAQTDLTGRFLLVNQRFCELLGYSAAELLGMNMQQVTDPEDLPANLVLFHRLTAGGPDFVIEKRYRRKDGSAVWTRVSVGGVREDGELRHILAVGLDITDRKRQEAELLALTHRQSLLYDLADVVNRAETLSGLYDKAIDTIIKALHADRASILLFDDEGVMRFEAWRGLSQAYREAVEGHSPWPPDQQDPPAIFIPDVASSGLHTSLRSVIQSEGISALGFIPLTFGGRLLGKFMMYFDRPHVMDEQERGLAQTIARTLALGIERARAGELLRSNEERLRLAMAAGSMGAWDADLSTGATNWDAKQYELFDRPRDRPLTHAEHFYESIHPDDVCRVKEAAAEALTTGSFSQEFRVVAQDGSIRWLAGQGATVRNNQGEAIRMVGINYDITRRKHVEEALQRSASDLEQRVVERTLELSQSREQLRALATELNLAGQRERQHLATELHDYLAQLLALSRIRLAQAKQQPMTTALGKILSELQDVMDQALTYTRTLVAQLSPPILKEFGLPMALKWLAEQMIQRDLQVSLELGTEHLALPEDQAMLLFQSVRELLMNIVKHASAKQARITVREEEGWLHITVADQGRGFSPPDSVPAAGSTGIPGFGLFSIRERMLALGGRFELQSQPGRGTEATLTAPLAPGKTRAKQPAGMDGTVPNTVPLARKPEAAEQAGATGELEPVDHPIRVLIADDHAMVRQGLCGLLAAYGNIQVVGEAADGEEAVTLTIQLQPDVVLMDVNMPQMDGIEATRRIKQVLPATIIIGLSVQNAAHVGRVMKEAGAAAFLNKEAAVEDLYQTIQVARKELLQVP is encoded by the coding sequence ATGACCTGGCACACAGAGTCATCATTCACCCCCGATGCGATTGACCAGCAGATGAATGCAAGCGAAACCTTCAGTTGGTTGACCGGCAGTGAAATGGGTGGCCGGATCCGGGCATTCGAGTGGCGCCGGACCCCGCTTGGGCCGATTGAACATTGGCCCGCCGCACTCGTGTCCACCCTCGGTGTCTGTCTCACGGCCCAAACCCCAATGGCCATCTACTGGGGGGCGGAAAACTGGCTCCTCTACAACGACGCCTGGCGACCGGTCGTCGGCGGGAAACACCCCTGGGCGCTCGGCCGGCCTGCGCGGGAAGTCTGGCCCGAGCTGTGGGAAACCATTCAGCACTACTTTCTCAGCGTCCATGCCACCGGGCAGGCGAACTGGCGGAGCGACGAACTCTTGCCGATGCAACGGTTCGGGTACACGGAGGAATGTTACTTCGACTACAGCTTGAACCCCATTCGCGGACAAAACGGCGCAGTCGAAGGCATCCTAAATATCGTCCAGGAAACCACCTACCGGGTCCTCAACGACCGGCGCATGCGCCTGCTGCGTGAACTGGCCTCCCGGTCTGGGTCCGCCCATAGCCAGCAGGATGCCTGCCGCCTGGCCATCGAAGCGCTCGCTACCGATCAAGCAGACGTACCCTTTGCGCTCCTCTACCATATCGACCGGGATCGTCGGTACGCGCACTTGATCGCATCCACGGGATTATCTCCGGAAAGTCCGGCTCGGCAAGAAACCGTGAGCCTCACGCTGGAGGATCCTGATACCGGGTGGCCGCTGTCAGCCCCTCTCCAAGAAGGTGTTCCGGTCATCGTCGACGACGTAGGCGACCGCTTCGGGCCCCTGTCCGGCGGGTACTGGCCTGAACCGACCAGGCAGGCCATCCTCCTGCCGCTCAGCACGGTACGCTGGGATGGCCGTGCCGTCATACTGGTGGCAGGAATCAACCCTCGCCGGCCGCTGGACGACGACTACCGCTCGTTCTTCACCATGGTCGAGTCTCACATCGCAGGAGCCCTTACCAATGCGGAGGCGTACTCTTCGGAGAAACGCCGGGCCGAAGCCCTGACCGAGCTCGATCGCGCCAAGACCGCGTTCTTCAGCAACGTCAGTCACGAATTCCGAACGCCGCTCACCCTCATGCTCGGGCCGCTGGAGGAGGAACTTCGTGAGCGCCCCCATGCGCCCCGCCTCGAGGTGGCACATCGCAACAGTCTCCGGCTGCTGAAACTGGTCAACACGCTGCTGGAATTTTCACGCCTGGAAGCAGGCCGCGTCGAGGCGCGCTATGAGCCGACCGATCTGGCAGCCTATAGCGCCGACCTCGCAAGCCAGTTCCGATCGGCTGTGGAGCAGGCAGGGCTGGTATTCCGGATCGACTGTCCGCCATTGCCTGAAACGATCTATGTCGATCGTGACATGTGGGAGAAGATCGTTCTGAACCTGCTCAGCAACGCCTTCAAATTCACTTTTCAGGGCCACATCGCGCTCTCACTGCATGCACAGACAGGCGGGGTGGAACTACATGTCCAGGATACCGGTGTCGGCATTCCGCCCGAAGCCCTCCCGAGGCTCTTCGAACGGTTCTATCGCGTGCAGGAAATGCGCAGCCGGACCTATGAAGGGAGCGGTATCGGCTTGGCGCTGGTTCAGGAGTTGGTCCACCTTCACGGAGGAACCGTCCGGGTCAGCAGCCACGTGGACCAAGGCAGCACCTTTGTCGTCACGCTGCCGTTCGGAAACGCCCATCTCCCGCCGGATAAGGTCGTCGCGCAAAGCCGATCAACCACACCCGAGACCGGAGTCAGACCCTATCTGGAGGAAGCGCTCCACTGGCTGCCCGAACCGGAACGCGAGACGAAGCCGACGGACAGGAGGCCTGAGCCTGCCGAAGCCCCTCTCTCCACAACGAGCGAGGAGACGGCCCGACCCAGGGTTCTCGTGGTCGATGACAATGCGGACATGCGCCAGTACATCATGCGTCTCTTGGCGGATCGGTACCACGTCACGGCCATGCCGGAAGGCATGGCCGCCTTGACCGAAGCCCGCCGGCAACCGCCGGATTTGATCCTCAGCGATATCATGATGCCGCACCTGGACGGTTTCGGGCTCCTTCAAGCCCTGCGAGACGACCCCGCCCTCAAAACCATTCCCGTCATTTTGCTCTCGGCGCGCGCAGGCGAAGAGTCCAGAATCGAAGGGCTGGGGCGTGGCGCGGACGACTATCTCGTCAAACCTTTCGGCGCCCGTGAATTACTCGCGCGAGTCGCCACCCATCTCGACATGGCGCGCGTCCGACGTGAGGCGCAAAGGGAGATTGCACACAGCGAGGCAAGGTTTGAGGCCATCGTCAGCCAAGCGACGGCCGCCGTCGCGCAGACCGATCTCACCGGGCGATTCCTGCTCGTGAATCAACGCTTCTGCGAGTTGCTCGGATACAGTGCAGCTGAACTGCTCGGGATGAACATGCAGCAGGTCACCGATCCGGAGGACCTGCCGGCCAACCTCGTGCTCTTTCATCGGTTGACCGCCGGCGGTCCGGACTTCGTGATTGAGAAGCGATACCGGCGCAAGGACGGGTCCGCGGTCTGGACCAGAGTCAGTGTCGGCGGGGTTCGGGAAGACGGCGAACTGCGCCATATCCTCGCCGTGGGGCTCGACATCACCGACCGCAAACGTCAGGAAGCGGAACTCCTGGCCCTCACCCACCGGCAATCCCTCTTGTACGATCTGGCGGACGTCGTCAACCGGGCGGAAACCCTGAGCGGCCTCTACGACAAAGCCATCGACACGATCATCAAGGCCCTGCATGCGGACCGCGCTTCGATTCTGCTGTTCGACGACGAAGGCGTGATGCGTTTCGAGGCCTGGCGCGGTCTGTCGCAGGCGTATCGAGAGGCAGTCGAGGGCCATTCACCCTGGCCCCCGGACCAGCAAGATCCCCCGGCCATCTTCATTCCTGATGTCGCCTCGTCCGGTCTCCACACTTCTTTGCGATCGGTCATTCAGAGCGAAGGGATCTCCGCGCTGGGCTTTATCCCGCTGACCTTCGGCGGCCGGTTACTCGGCAAGTTCATGATGTATTTCGACCGGCCCCACGTGATGGACGAGCAGGAGAGAGGCCTGGCTCAGACGATCGCCAGGACCCTGGCTCTCGGGATCGAACGGGCCCGGGCCGGCGAGTTGTTGCGGTCCAATGAGGAACGACTTCGTTTGGCCATGGCAGCCGGCTCGATGGGTGCGTGGGACGCGGACCTCTCGACCGGAGCGACCAATTGGGACGCCAAACAATACGAGCTGTTCGACAGACCAAGAGACAGGCCCCTGACGCATGCGGAGCACTTCTACGAATCCATCCATCCGGACGATGTGTGCCGCGTAAAGGAAGCGGCCGCGGAGGCTTTGACGACGGGCTCATTCTCCCAGGAGTTTCGAGTGGTCGCGCAGGACGGCTCGATCCGCTGGCTTGCCGGACAGGGAGCGACGGTCAGGAACAACCAGGGAGAGGCCATCCGGATGGTCGGGATCAATTACGACATCACGAGACGCAAGCACGTGGAGGAAGCCCTCCAGCGGTCTGCCTCCGATCTGGAGCAGCGGGTGGTGGAACGCACTCTCGAACTGTCTCAGTCTCGGGAACAGCTGCGGGCGCTCGCCACCGAATTGAATCTCGCCGGACAGCGGGAACGGCAACATCTGGCAACTGAACTGCACGATTATCTGGCGCAACTTCTGGCCCTGAGCCGGATCCGTCTGGCCCAGGCCAAACAGCAACCCATGACGACGGCCTTGGGAAAGATCCTGAGCGAGTTGCAGGACGTGATGGATCAGGCCCTGACCTATACCCGCACCCTCGTGGCCCAACTCAGCCCGCCGATTCTGAAAGAATTCGGATTGCCGATGGCCCTAAAGTGGTTGGCGGAACAAATGATACAACGGGACCTGCAGGTATCCCTGGAGCTCGGAACAGAGCACCTCGCCCTGCCGGAGGACCAGGCCATGCTGCTGTTCCAATCGGTACGCGAACTGCTGATGAATATCGTGAAACATGCGTCTGCCAAGCAGGCGCGGATCACGGTCAGGGAGGAGGAGGGTTGGCTGCATATTACCGTCGCAGACCAGGGCCGAGGCTTCTCCCCTCCGGACTCTGTTCCGGCGGCGGGCTCCACAGGTATCCCGGGCTTCGGACTGTTCAGCATACGCGAGCGCATGCTCGCACTCGGCGGCCGCTTTGAATTGCAATCCCAGCCCGGCCGGGGCACTGAGGCCACGTTGACCGCGCCGCTGGCGCCCGGCAAGACGCGCGCGAAACAACCGGCAGGAATGGACGGGACGGTCCCGAACACTGTGCCCCTCGCTAGGAAACCAGAGGCGGCTGAGCAGGCGGGTGCGACCGGCGAACTCGAGCCTGTCGATCACCCCATCCGCGTGTTGATCGCCGACGACCATGCCATGGTGCGGCAGGGTCTGTGCGGACTACTGGCCGCCTATGGGAATATCCAAGTCGTAGGAGAGGCGGCCGATGGTGAAGAGGCCGTCACCCTGACGATCCAATTGCAGCCCGACGTCGTGCTCATGGACGTCAACATGCCGCAGATGGACGGCATTGAAGCCACCAGACGGATCAAGCAAGTCCTTCCCGCGACGATCATCATCGGGCTCTCCGTACAAAACGCAGCCCATGTGGGACGCGTGATGAAGGAAGCCGGTGCGGCGGCCTTTCTCAACAAGGAGGCTGCGGTGGAAGACTTGTACCAGACCATCCAGGTCGCCCGGAAGGAACTGCTGCAGGTCCCATGA
- a CDS encoding four-helix bundle copper-binding protein, producing MTTAAAPHSIDQHRIDCIQACFECARLCNTCGDDMIGMPHETEQDLMTRCIRLCRDCADICLLSAQWMGRTSAFAVRLCAWCAEVCELCAGLCEEQAPHHALCGDCAAACRRCAELCHKMVMETVPSSSGGTA from the coding sequence ATGACCACGGCTGCAGCGCCCCACTCCATCGATCAACACCGAATCGACTGCATCCAGGCCTGCTTTGAGTGCGCCCGTCTGTGTAATACCTGCGGAGACGACATGATCGGTATGCCCCATGAAACAGAGCAGGATTTGATGACCCGCTGTATTCGACTCTGTCGGGACTGCGCCGACATCTGTCTTCTCTCGGCTCAGTGGATGGGCCGGACCTCCGCGTTCGCCGTCCGGCTGTGCGCCTGGTGCGCCGAGGTGTGTGAACTCTGTGCCGGCCTGTGTGAAGAACAGGCCCCGCACCACGCCCTCTGCGGTGACTGCGCGGCCGCATGCCGTCGCTGCGCCGAACTCTGCCATAAGATGGTGATGGAAACAGTGCCGAGTTCCTCCGGTGGTACGGCCTAG
- a CDS encoding VTT domain-containing protein yields the protein MERAEVLRACQGQEQTPQSFLVRGRTCWRVEQSDRCGFLIDGEAYFKTFRDVALHAKHSIMIVGWDLDTQIELVRGPAEPSEFPSKLGEFVSALLRRKRKLRVYVLNWDFAMIYALEREWMPTAQTGWSGHRRLSYQVDGQHPIGASHHQKLVVIDDTIAFVGGLDLTKSRWDTPAHACQDPLRVDADGQPYAPFHDVQMMVSGEAAAALGELARDRWFNATGRRLAPSARRPVEELWPVALVPDVEQCGVGIMRTQPAYAGQPEVREIEQAYLEGIKRARRSIYIESQYFTSNTISRALAARLMEQDGPEVVLVLRHNCDGWLERQTMDALRSRILHELELADHYGRLRIYAPTVPNTQGRDMVAVHSKLLIVDEDFVCLGSANVSNRSMGFDTECNLAIESVGTSRLQAVIARLRNGLIGEHLGVEPELVAEHVRRLDSLGPAIDHLRGGDRSLEDGCFDKSPAEAISIPEQLLIDPERPMAADEVLGAVVQHRERAHVGRRVFLGYTALLILGLLAAAWRWSPLSEWMNVNDLVDAVRAFGQGPTGSLVMLGGFLVGGFLAVPITVLIVVTILAFGPLVGAPSALAGALLSAVTIFGLGRALGRYRVQRFAGRRVAHLSRRIAQRGFWAILIVRLLPIAPFSMVNLVAGATSLSLRDFLLGTALGMSPGIVLMSAFVDRLAEALRNPSPVAFGVLGLLMAAAWSVAWYVSRRLQVRGTPPDVGNVQQVAPAG from the coding sequence ATGGAGCGAGCCGAAGTTCTGAGGGCATGTCAGGGGCAGGAACAGACACCGCAGTCGTTTTTGGTACGAGGCCGCACTTGTTGGCGCGTGGAACAAAGCGATCGGTGCGGATTCTTGATCGATGGGGAAGCGTATTTCAAGACGTTTCGGGATGTCGCATTGCACGCCAAACATTCCATCATGATTGTCGGATGGGATCTCGATACGCAGATCGAATTGGTCAGGGGCCCGGCCGAGCCGTCCGAATTTCCGTCGAAACTCGGGGAGTTTGTGTCGGCGCTCCTACGGCGCAAGCGAAAGCTGCGAGTCTATGTGCTCAATTGGGACTTCGCCATGATCTACGCTCTGGAGCGTGAGTGGATGCCGACGGCCCAGACGGGCTGGAGCGGCCACCGTCGGCTCTCCTATCAGGTGGATGGGCAGCATCCTATCGGCGCCTCGCATCACCAGAAGCTTGTGGTCATCGACGACACGATTGCTTTTGTCGGAGGGCTGGATTTGACGAAATCCCGATGGGATACCCCTGCGCATGCTTGCCAGGATCCCCTTCGGGTCGACGCGGACGGGCAACCCTATGCGCCGTTTCACGATGTTCAGATGATGGTGTCGGGTGAGGCGGCCGCTGCCTTGGGTGAGTTGGCTCGTGACCGATGGTTTAACGCGACGGGACGGCGACTCGCCCCCTCCGCCCGACGGCCGGTGGAGGAGTTGTGGCCGGTCGCCCTCGTGCCGGATGTGGAACAGTGCGGCGTCGGTATCATGCGCACCCAGCCTGCCTATGCGGGGCAACCTGAGGTCCGGGAGATCGAACAGGCCTATCTGGAAGGAATCAAGCGCGCCCGCCGCTCTATTTATATCGAGTCGCAGTATTTTACGTCCAATACGATCAGTCGGGCCCTGGCGGCCCGGCTCATGGAGCAGGATGGTCCGGAAGTCGTGTTGGTTCTTCGTCACAATTGCGACGGATGGTTGGAACGCCAGACGATGGACGCGCTCCGTTCCCGTATCCTGCATGAGCTGGAACTCGCCGACCATTATGGACGTCTGCGCATCTACGCGCCTACCGTACCGAACACGCAGGGCAGGGACATGGTGGCGGTGCACAGCAAGTTGCTCATCGTTGACGAAGATTTTGTTTGCCTGGGGTCGGCCAATGTGTCGAATCGTTCGATGGGATTCGATACGGAGTGTAATCTCGCGATCGAATCCGTCGGAACCTCCCGGCTCCAGGCGGTGATTGCGAGATTGCGCAATGGATTGATCGGGGAACATCTAGGCGTCGAGCCTGAGCTGGTGGCTGAGCATGTCCGGCGGCTGGATTCCCTGGGGCCTGCGATCGATCACCTGCGGGGCGGAGATCGGAGCCTGGAAGATGGATGCTTCGACAAGAGCCCCGCCGAAGCCATTTCAATCCCGGAACAACTCCTGATCGACCCCGAACGTCCCATGGCCGCGGATGAGGTGTTGGGGGCCGTGGTTCAACATCGGGAGCGGGCACATGTGGGGCGCCGGGTGTTCCTTGGATATACGGCGCTGCTGATACTGGGTCTCCTGGCCGCTGCGTGGCGTTGGAGCCCTCTGAGTGAGTGGATGAATGTGAACGACCTGGTTGATGCCGTGCGGGCCTTCGGCCAAGGACCTACCGGTTCGCTCGTCATGCTGGGCGGTTTCCTGGTGGGTGGTTTTCTCGCGGTTCCTATCACGGTGTTGATCGTGGTGACCATTCTGGCGTTCGGCCCGCTGGTCGGTGCGCCATCCGCCCTGGCCGGCGCCCTCCTAAGCGCGGTAACCATTTTTGGCCTGGGTCGGGCCTTGGGCAGATATCGAGTGCAGCGGTTTGCCGGCCGTCGAGTGGCGCATTTGAGCCGCCGGATTGCCCAAAGAGGATTCTGGGCGATTCTGATCGTCAGGCTCCTGCCCATCGCGCCCTTTTCCATGGTCAATCTGGTTGCCGGGGCGACCTCGCTGTCGCTCCGCGATTTTCTGCTGGGGACGGCGCTCGGCATGAGCCCCGGAATTGTGCTGATGTCGGCGTTCGTCGACCGTTTGGCGGAAGCCCTGCGCAATCCGAGTCCCGTCGCCTTTGGCGTGCTGGGCCTGCTCATGGCTGCGGCATGGAGTGTCGCCTGGTACGTGTCGCGGCGGTTACAGGTCAGGGGCACCCCACCGGATGTCGGCAACGTTCAGCAGGTGGCGCCGGCCGGCTGA